DNA sequence from the Pseudomonadota bacterium genome:
AGGCCCGCCGCCGGGGCGGTGTCGAAGGCGGCGTTGCGGGCGTAACGGTCCACGCTGGGACGGGGCCTTTCCCCCAGCGGGATGTATTTGATCAACTGCGGCCGATCGACGTGGTAGAGCAGG
Encoded proteins:
- a CDS encoding WD40 repeat domain-containing protein, whose amino-acid sequence is LLYHVDRPQLIKYIPLGERPRPSVDRYARNAAFDTAPAAGLLVTGQEYGSGINVYQYHPDSQTLELLWSPR